One segment of Belonocnema kinseyi isolate 2016_QV_RU_SX_M_011 chromosome 7, B_treatae_v1, whole genome shotgun sequence DNA contains the following:
- the LOC117176791 gene encoding N-acetylglucosamine-1-phosphotransferase subunits alpha/beta, whose protein sequence is MSTCKLIQRRCYDLLSHKYSLLIIVIAFTCVFIGVIHFGEVWIQWSKEKYEAVFHSFNDNILGISFQKKLCQHVPIDVVYTWVNGSDPAFLQNLEKHVPIVDINSAVSRFSDKDELRYSLRSLEMYAPWVRHVYIVTNGQIPSWLDMDNSRVTVVTHDDIFIDKSDLPTFSSPAIESHIHRISGLSDKFLYFNDDVMLGAEVWPEDFITHAEGQKVYLAWWVPDCSDVCPWAWVSDGACDPSCNTTLCEFDGGDCDPLPISTDSEGIEDESDYPYKFLRESQLRAREAERLLNALKMSTSQSPIEDITNLIFLRVLQSYKKQVENKVRNITESNRSSYTKNYTNLLNLKQVANESRTSTHGKRRLLPAKIFKSDNLESLNDTELRMQQKHFLNDDIINLVQVNNTAKSYKLKYADQLKRKPRQLDTYAESLLYVNRIYNLAYGFQRRRVPAHMPHLLDKWIINDMQAKFQDEFKKTSSHKVRSAEDMQFAFSYFYFVASEKRNLPTSNIFNRFDTDKSQTWSDREIRTLLSRMHPLPLDYSLVMDFENSITNCSRKVQIQETPSPPSGERYLDSTLPVVSKELVLKCDSISQKLQAKFGEQKRYKHEVVKAGKNEIFEMLTSNISMTVQILDEIRREPKKFICLNDDMDPNRRSENEVVRALLNDFYRSLYPIKSSFELPAQYRNRFSHRHELFEWRASRAKARNLLLVLVAVLLILTFYHLFHHQIRRILRIRTLPPLLV, encoded by the exons GTGTGGATACAATGGAGCAAGGAGAAATATGAAGCAGTATTTCACTCTTTCAATGACAATATACTCGGCATatcatttcaaaagaaattgtGCCAACACGTCCCGATCGATGTTGTATATACTTGGGTCAATGGATCAGATCCAGCTTTCCTTCAAAATCTCGAAAAACATGTTCCAATAGTAGACATTAATTCAGCTGTCTCTAGATTTAGTGATAAAGATGAGTTGAGATACTCTCTCAGATCATTGGAAATGTATGCGCCTTGGGTCAGACACGTTTATATCGTGACCAATGGACAAATACCAAGTTGGTTGGATATGGACAATTCACGTGTGACTGTTGTCACCCATGATGATATTTTCATTGATAAAAGTGATTTACCTACCTTTTCTAGTCCTGCCATAGAAAGTCACATTCATAG aatctCAGGTCtttctgacaaatttttataCTTCAATGACGACGTTATGTTGGGTGCTGAAGTTTGGCCCGAGGATTTTATAACACATGCAGAAGGTCAAAAAGTGTATTTAGCCTGGTGGGTGCCAGATTGTTCCGATGTTTGTCCCTGGGCTTGGGTCAGTGATGGAGCTTGCGATCCAAGTTGTAATACCACGTTGTGTGAATTTGatg gagGAGATTGTGATCCGTTGCCAATTTCTACGGACAGTGAAGGTATTGAAGACGAAAGTGACTATCCGTATAAATTTCTGCGGGAGTCACAACTTAGGGCCAGGGAAGCCGAAAGATTATTAAACGCTTTAAAAATGTCCACCTCTCAGTCGCCCATCGAAgacataacaaatttaatttttttgcgagTCTTGCAATCCTACAAAAAACAAGTTGAAAACAAAGTGAGAAATATCACAGAAAGTAATCGATCatcctatacaaaaaattatacaaatttgttgAACCTGAAACAAGTTGCAAACGAGAGTAGAACCTCAACTCATGGAAAGCGAAGATTATTACcggctaaaatttttaaatctgacaATTTAGAGAGCTTAAATGACACGGAACTTCGAATGcaacaaaaacattttctaaacgaCGACATCATTAATTTAGTACAAGTTAATAATACTGCAAAATCTTATAAACTAAAATACGCTGATCAATTGAAACGAAAACCAAGACAGCTTGATACATACGCAGAATCCTTGTTATACGTGAATAGGATATATAATTTAGCTTACGGTTTTCAGAGGCGAAGAGTTCCCGCTCATATGCCTCATTTACTAGACAAGTGGATTATTAACGACATGCAAGCAAAATTTCAAGATGAATTCAAGAAAACTTCTAGTCACAAAGTCAGAAGCGCAGAAGATATGCAGTTCGCCTTCTCTTATTTTTACTTCGTAGCGAGCGAAAAACGAAATCTGCCTACTTCAAATATATTCAACAGATTCGACACTGACAAGTCTCA AACTTGGTCTGATAGAGAAATTCGAACACTATTGTCAAGAATGCATCCTTTGCCGTTGGATTATAGCTTGgttatggattttgaaaattctatcacgAATTGTTCACGAAAAGTGCAAATTCAGGAAACGCCATCACCGCCTTCTGGAGAGAGATATTTAGACTCAACACTC CCTGTTGTATCAAAAGAATTAGTTCTTAAGTGTGACTCGATCAGTCAAAAGCTTCAGGCTAAATTTGGTGAGCAGAAACGATATAAACACGAAGTGGTTAAAGCAGGGAAGAACGAAATTTTCGAGATGCTGACGAGTAATATATCAATGACTGTTCAAATTTTAGATGAGATACGAAGAGAACCAAA gaaatttatatgtttaaacGATGATATGGACCCAAATCGTCGATCAGAGAACGAAGTAGTGCGAGCATTACTGAATGACTTTTATCGATCGCTCTATCCCATAAAAAGCAGTTTCGAATTACCAGCTCAATACAGAAATCGCTTTTCGCATCGGCACGAACTGTTTGAGTGGAGAGCAAGTAGAGCCAAAGCTAGAAATTTGCTTCTGGTCCTCGTTGCCGTGCTactaatattaacattttaccaTCTTTTTCACCACCAAATAAGAAGAATACTGAGAATTCGAACACTGCCTCCTCTTCTTGTTTGA